The following DNA comes from Chryseobacterium gallinarum.
TAAACCTACATATACCCAATATTGGCCATAATCGAAAAGGCCTATTTTTTGCCAAAGCATAATCCTGATAAAGCCAATGATCCCTAAAATAGCTCCCAGGCACAGTCCGGAAATAATTTCTTTTCTCATCACGTACCACCAGTCCTTAAGGCTGATTTCCTGAAGGGCCATAGCACGGATAATCAATGTAGCTGCCTGTGAGCCTGAATTCCCACCACTGGAAATAATTAAAGGAACAAACAGGGCAAGAACAACCGCTTTCTCAATTTCTTTATCAAAATATCCCATGGCAGATGCTGTCAGCATTTCTGATACAAAAAGAATAATAAGCCATGTAGCTCTTTTCTTGATCATTTCCGTCCAGGAAGTTTGGGTATAGGGGAGATCTAAGGCTTCCAACCCCCCGAATTTCTGGATGTCCTCTGTATTTTGCTGCTCAATTTGGTCGAGGATGTCATCTATTGTTACAATTCCTACCAGAACACCGGCCTCTGTAATAATAGGGAGTGCGCCACGGTCATATTTTTCAAAATAAGTAACTGCATCCTCTTTTGAAGTCGTTGTGGTAATCGCCACAAAATGATTGTCTGTAATATCGGAAACCAGGGTGTCCTCTTCTTCAAGAAGTAAAGTTCCGATGGCGAGGTCATCAATCAGCCGGTTTCTTTCATCCACTACATACAGGTAATTCATGGTTTCTACCTTCTTACCTACTTTTTTAATTTGCTGGAGACACCGCTTTACCGTCCATTCCTTACGGATCTGGATATAGTAGGGGGTCATCAGACGGGCAATAGAATCCGAATTATACCCTAAAAGTTTTAAAGCAATCCTTCTTTCCTGTGGGTTAAGATGATTGATGGAATATTTAATCAGCTCATCCG
Coding sequences within:
- the mgtE gene encoding magnesium transporter, producing the protein MNSRDELIFNPADIAETLSELPADERLLAFLKVPKEYKAEVFSHLDPDFQEDTIRSIGSDDVSEILNAMTPDDRTALFEDFPDELIKYSINHLNPQERRIALKLLGYNSDSIARLMTPYYIQIRKEWTVKRCLQQIKKVGKKVETMNYLYVVDERNRLIDDLAIGTLLLEEEDTLVSDITDNHFVAITTTTSKEDAVTYFEKYDRGALPIITEAGVLVGIVTIDDILDQIEQQNTEDIQKFGGLEALDLPYTQTSWTEMIKKRATWLIILFVSEMLTASAMGYFDKEIEKAVVLALFVPLIISSGGNSGSQAATLIIRAMALQEISLKDWWYVMRKEIISGLCLGAILGIIGFIRIMLWQKIGLFDYGQYWVYVGLSVSVSLIAIVLWGTLSGSMIPFVLKKLKLDPATSSAPFVATLVDVTGLIIYFTVAGLFLTGKLL